The genomic segment TGCCGGTGCTCTTCGCCGCGCTGGGAGGGATGTTCTGCGAGCGGGCCGGGGTGATCAATATTGGTCTTGAGGGAATCATGCTCAATTCTGCCTTTTTTGCGGTTTTAGCCACTTTCCTGGGCGGAAATCCCTGGATAGGGTTGGCAAGCGGAGTCCTTTCTGGGATTGTTTTGGGTTTTGTGATAGCTCTTCTCACTGTCAAATACCATGGTAACCAGGTTGTAGTGGGAACCGGAATCAATGTCTTTGGTTTAGGTTTTAGTGCGTTTCTGTGTCAGAAAATCTGGGGTTCTCGAGGGGCTTCGGGGAGCGTGGTGAGTTTACCACTTTTTCGGATGCCGTACCTTGAACGGCTTTTGGGTGAAAACACAGCCCTGGTCTATATTGCTTTCCTCTTGATTGTCCTCTCTCACCTTTTTCTCTTTCATACTCCCTGGGGATTGCGGCTCCGGGCGGTAGGAGAAAATCCTCAGGCAGCCGATACCGCGGGAGTCAATGTCTTTCGTTACCGGATGTTTTTCGTGACCCTCGGTTCAGGAATTGCGGGGTTGGGGGGAATATTCCTGTCGCTTGCGCACCTTAGTTTCTTTGCCTGGGGCATGACCAGTGGCCGGGGCTTTATGGGCCTGGCAGCCATGATTTTTGGGAAATGGACACCTCTGGGGTGTTTTCTGGCCAGCCTCCTTTTTGGCTTCACCGATGCGCTGCAGATGCGTGTGCAGGCTTTGGGGGTCCTTCCCTCGCAGATTATCCTTCTTT from the Atribacterota bacterium genome contains:
- a CDS encoding ABC transporter permease, yielding MEILSLSLFQAMLRMSMPVLFAALGGMFCERAGVINIGLEGIMLNSAFFAVLATFLGGNPWIGLASGVLSGIVLGFVIALLTVKYHGNQVVVGTGINVFGLGFSAFLCQKIWGSRGASGSVVSLPLFRMPYLERLLGENTALVYIAFLLIVLSHLFLFHTPWGLRLRAVGENPQAADTAGVNVFRYRMFFVTLGSGIAGLGGIFLSLAHLSFFAWGMTSGRGFMGLAAMIFGKWTPLGCFLASLLFGFTDALQMRVQALGVLPSQIILLFPYVVTILVLCGFVGKALPPSDYKPYEKR